Proteins encoded in a region of the Streptococcus sanguinis genome:
- the tatC gene encoding twin-arginine translocase subunit TatC — translation MDKKEQTIIEHLTEFRRRFLAVVACFFLVFLVSLLFSADIYRWLTSNFEQKLLVLGPDDILWIYISLASLVAFSLTLPFLVYQVWEFVRPALRANEARAVFAYIPATFLCFVLGLAFGFYFVTPAILQVLLSLGEGLFETRLTAQNYLSFVFHTTIPIACLFELPVLVSFVTSIGLLNPKFLVKYRRYAYFILLILAVVLTPADFISDLTMTMPLILLYEVSILLSRIIYQRKSTRRN, via the coding sequence ATGGATAAAAAAGAGCAGACTATTATTGAGCATTTGACGGAGTTCAGAAGGCGTTTTCTAGCGGTAGTGGCTTGCTTCTTCCTGGTTTTTCTGGTTAGCTTGCTCTTTTCAGCCGATATTTACCGATGGCTGACCAGTAATTTTGAGCAGAAACTGCTGGTGCTGGGTCCGGATGATATCCTTTGGATTTATATCAGTCTGGCTAGTCTGGTCGCTTTTTCCCTGACCTTGCCATTTTTGGTTTATCAGGTCTGGGAGTTTGTCCGACCGGCTTTGCGAGCTAATGAAGCACGAGCCGTTTTCGCTTATATCCCGGCTACCTTTCTCTGTTTTGTTCTGGGGCTGGCTTTCGGCTTTTACTTTGTGACTCCGGCTATTTTACAGGTTTTGCTGTCGCTGGGTGAGGGCCTCTTTGAGACACGGCTAACAGCACAGAATTATCTTAGTTTCGTCTTTCATACCACTATTCCGATTGCTTGCCTTTTTGAGCTGCCAGTTCTTGTATCCTTTGTGACTTCTATCGGTTTGCTCAATCCGAAATTTTTGGTAAAATATAGACGATACGCTTACTTCATTTTGCTGATTTTAGCTGTTGTCCTGACACCGGCCGACTTTATCAGCGATCTGACTATGACAATGCCTTTGATTTTGCTCTATGAAGTCAGCATCTTGCTCAGTCGCATCATTTATCAAAGAAAATCAACGAGGAGAAATTAA
- a CDS encoding ATP-dependent Clp protease ATP-binding subunit, whose amino-acid sequence MTEHYTHLLQEVLNAAKELAIQKHNYQVDIPHVWTVLTQPQAFALEFYTSLDLDINEFISVINQELAKIPVFSHTDTSRYGRQYSQRLKNLLDDADAERAELRDEVVTVEHLILSLFQQQRNPITVFLKQAGIDKELVAAKLNKVRQGKRAISPSQESRYQALSKYATNFNQWLADQTDRQVIGRNDEIDDIIRVLCRKEKSNAILLGFPGVGKSKVVEGFVGRLLADDVPEHLLGKEVFKLNLGGLIAGTKYRGEFEERFKAVLDEVLAAKGKIILYIEDIHQIVTAGRTEGSLDAGNLLKPLLAQGQINIIGTTTFAAYRESFELDQALEGRFQRIRIEEPDQDKALTILQGLRQNYQDFHGVSLTDEALQAAISLSIRYLSDRYLPDKALDLIDEACAVKKIQLAQAETERPDVSREDIASIVERITGIKVQGIMDNEREHLLNLDKLLRQRIVGQDQAVQKVSEAILRSRAGIQNPKRPIGSFLFLGPTGVGKTALAKALAERLFGNELEMVRLDMSEYMEKHAVARLVGPPPGYVGFEEGGQLTEAVRRRLYSIVLLDEIEKAHPDVFNTLLQVLDEGRLTDSKGRTIDFKNTILIMTSNIGSQQILESLKSEQGLTAETQEEVLSLLQHSFRPEFLNRIDETVIFNPLRAEDMINIVKIVVRQLQERLEHQKIQLHLSEEVYAFLAQKGYQPEFGARPIQRSIMRYLETPLARYLVENKETTEMTVQVGLKDGQLDFNYLV is encoded by the coding sequence ATGACTGAACACTATACCCATCTTTTGCAAGAAGTACTAAATGCTGCAAAGGAATTAGCTATTCAAAAACACAATTATCAAGTGGACATTCCGCATGTATGGACAGTGCTGACCCAGCCTCAGGCTTTTGCCTTGGAATTCTATACCAGTCTGGATCTTGATATTAATGAATTTATCAGTGTCATCAATCAGGAACTAGCCAAGATTCCTGTGTTTTCACATACGGACACGAGCCGCTACGGACGTCAGTATAGTCAACGTCTCAAGAATCTTTTGGATGATGCAGATGCTGAGAGGGCGGAACTGAGGGATGAGGTGGTAACAGTAGAGCACCTGATTCTTAGTCTATTTCAGCAACAGCGAAATCCGATAACTGTCTTTTTGAAGCAGGCAGGAATTGATAAGGAGCTAGTTGCGGCAAAGTTGAATAAGGTTCGCCAAGGCAAACGAGCAATCTCTCCAAGTCAGGAGAGTCGCTATCAAGCCCTGAGCAAATATGCGACTAACTTTAATCAATGGTTGGCTGACCAGACCGATAGACAGGTAATTGGTCGAAATGACGAAATTGACGATATTATCCGTGTGCTGTGTAGGAAAGAGAAAAGCAATGCCATTCTCCTAGGTTTTCCAGGCGTTGGAAAATCCAAAGTGGTAGAGGGGTTTGTTGGAAGATTACTTGCAGATGATGTTCCGGAACATTTACTGGGCAAGGAAGTTTTTAAGTTAAATCTAGGCGGACTGATTGCCGGAACTAAATATAGAGGAGAGTTTGAAGAGCGCTTCAAGGCTGTTTTGGATGAGGTGCTGGCTGCTAAGGGGAAGATTATTCTTTATATTGAGGATATCCACCAAATCGTGACAGCAGGTCGGACAGAGGGCTCTCTTGATGCAGGCAATCTTTTAAAGCCGCTCTTGGCTCAAGGACAGATTAATATCATCGGCACAACGACTTTTGCTGCCTATCGAGAGAGCTTCGAGCTAGATCAAGCTTTGGAGGGGCGTTTCCAGCGGATTCGCATTGAGGAGCCTGATCAAGATAAGGCATTGACAATTCTGCAAGGACTGCGGCAGAATTACCAGGACTTTCACGGAGTTTCCCTGACGGATGAAGCTCTGCAGGCAGCGATTAGTCTTTCAATTCGTTATCTGTCAGATCGTTATTTACCTGATAAGGCACTGGACTTGATTGATGAGGCTTGTGCTGTCAAGAAAATCCAGCTAGCTCAAGCGGAAACTGAACGACCAGACGTCAGTCGTGAGGATATAGCCAGTATCGTAGAACGTATAACGGGAATCAAAGTGCAGGGAATCATGGACAATGAGCGCGAACACCTGCTAAATCTAGACAAGCTCCTGCGCCAGAGAATTGTAGGACAAGACCAAGCTGTTCAAAAGGTTTCGGAGGCGATTTTGCGCTCGAGAGCAGGAATTCAAAATCCAAAGCGTCCTATTGGTTCATTCCTCTTTCTGGGGCCAACTGGAGTCGGTAAGACTGCTCTGGCTAAAGCCCTCGCTGAGCGGCTGTTTGGCAATGAGCTGGAAATGGTTCGACTGGATATGTCTGAATACATGGAAAAACATGCCGTTGCTCGTTTAGTTGGTCCGCCACCAGGCTACGTAGGATTTGAAGAGGGAGGACAGCTGACAGAAGCTGTTCGTAGAAGGCTTTATTCGATTGTCTTGCTGGATGAGATTGAGAAAGCCCATCCGGATGTATTTAACACCCTGCTGCAAGTATTGGACGAAGGACGCTTGACAGACTCTAAAGGGCGTACTATTGACTTTAAAAATACTATTTTGATTATGACAAGCAATATTGGCTCCCAGCAGATTTTGGAAAGTCTCAAAAGTGAACAGGGACTGACTGCTGAAACGCAGGAAGAAGTTCTGTCCCTGCTGCAACATAGCTTTAGACCAGAGTTTTTAAATCGAATTGACGAGACGGTTATTTTCAACCCTCTGAGGGCGGAAGATATGATCAATATCGTAAAAATTGTGGTTCGGCAACTTCAGGAAAGGTTGGAACATCAGAAGATTCAGCTTCATCTGAGCGAAGAAGTTTACGCTTTTTTAGCCCAGAAAGGTTACCAACCGGAGTTTGGTGCCCGTCCTATTCAAAGAAGCATTATGCGCTATCTAGAAACGCCTTTGGCTCGTTATTTGGTCGAAAATAAGGAAACAACTGAAATGACAGTTCAAGTCGGTTTGAAGGATGGGCAACTGGATTTTAATTATTTGGTATAA
- a CDS encoding thiamine pyrophosphate-dependent dehydrogenase E1 component subunit alpha yields the protein MSHYKDLPQRLTKTRSQGAVSELVDLKVHDATEVEVEQISKEKAKTMYKTMWDIRNFEENTRRFFAAGQIPGFVHLYAGEEAIATGVCANLTDQDYITSTHRGHGHCVAKGGDLKGMMAEIFGKETGLGKGKGGSMHIADLDKGILGANGMVGGGFGLATGAAMRNKYLKTDSVAVCFFGDGAANEGNFHECLNMASIWKLPVIFVNENNFFAESTPQWYSSASGTIAERAAAYNMPGVRVNGKDLFAVYQVAKEAVERARRGEGPTLIEAVTYRDHGHFEGDEQKYKALEGEEKDWADVDALDVFRDYAIEHGLLTEEELDAILEESRKDVEEAIKFAQDSPIPRSESLLEDVFAD from the coding sequence ATGTCACATTATAAAGATTTACCACAACGATTGACCAAAACAAGAAGCCAAGGGGCTGTATCGGAGCTAGTCGATTTAAAAGTCCATGATGCTACCGAAGTTGAGGTGGAGCAGATTTCCAAAGAAAAAGCCAAGACCATGTATAAAACCATGTGGGATATCCGTAATTTTGAGGAAAATACTCGGCGTTTCTTTGCAGCAGGACAGATTCCTGGCTTTGTTCACCTTTATGCCGGAGAGGAAGCGATTGCTACGGGTGTCTGTGCTAACCTGACAGACCAGGACTATATTACCAGTACCCACCGGGGACACGGTCACTGTGTTGCTAAGGGCGGTGATTTAAAGGGCATGATGGCAGAAATTTTTGGCAAGGAGACTGGACTTGGAAAAGGAAAAGGCGGATCTATGCACATTGCCGATTTGGACAAGGGAATCCTCGGCGCCAATGGTATGGTTGGTGGAGGCTTTGGTCTAGCTACCGGTGCAGCTATGCGCAACAAGTACTTGAAAACCGACAGTGTAGCTGTCTGCTTCTTCGGTGATGGTGCGGCCAATGAAGGGAATTTCCACGAATGTCTCAATATGGCATCAATTTGGAAACTGCCAGTTATCTTTGTCAATGAAAACAACTTCTTTGCAGAATCGACACCGCAATGGTATTCTTCAGCGTCTGGCACCATTGCTGAGAGAGCGGCTGCTTATAATATGCCCGGCGTTCGGGTTAATGGTAAGGATTTATTCGCTGTCTACCAAGTAGCCAAGGAAGCTGTAGAGCGGGCTCGTAGAGGTGAAGGGCCTACCTTAATTGAAGCTGTAACATATCGCGATCATGGTCACTTTGAAGGGGATGAGCAGAAGTATAAGGCTTTGGAAGGTGAAGAAAAAGACTGGGCTGATGTGGATGCTCTGGACGTCTTCCGTGACTACGCTATCGAGCATGGCCTCTTGACTGAAGAGGAACTTGATGCCATATTAGAGGAGTCTAGAAAGGATGTGGAAGAAGCTATCAAATTTGCTCAAGACAGTCCTATTCCTCGTTCCGAGTCTCTGCTGGAAGATGTATTTGCTGATTGA
- the lpdA gene encoding dihydrolipoyl dehydrogenase has protein sequence MSVYDVLIIGAGPGGYVAAEEAARLGKKVAVVEKKSIGGTCLNVGCIPSKAYLQHGHWLLTMEEARRYGIESKLERIDFEKLVDRKNQVIASLQSGIHASFKSLGIEYIQGQAKFVKDRTFSVNGKEISGKDVILATGSYPFVPPIKGLEQVDYLTTDTFFDLRELPEKLVIIGGGVIAIELAFAMAPLGVAVTVIEVAPEILLTEEAEARRVIQKKLKKMGVMIYQGAQIKGVTANSVLLENEQVAFDHLLVATGRKPNLELAKDMGLALTERNFVKVDQYYETSKEHVYAIGDLLESYMLAHVASAEGIKAVRAICRRAEEAVDPLGVPRSLYTNPEVASFGLSKEEAEQAGYDVLVDQLPFSYNGRAIAIGETEGYVKLISEKQYHLLLGAVIVGPHGTDLLQNLILLRQAEATLDQVLETVFAHPTTSELIQEVAKRLVQDD, from the coding sequence TTGTCTGTTTATGATGTTTTGATTATCGGTGCTGGACCGGGTGGTTATGTGGCTGCTGAAGAAGCAGCTCGTTTGGGCAAGAAGGTGGCCGTGGTAGAAAAGAAGTCTATCGGCGGAACCTGCCTGAATGTGGGATGTATACCGTCTAAGGCTTATCTCCAGCACGGTCATTGGTTGCTGACAATGGAGGAGGCTAGGCGTTATGGCATTGAGAGCAAGCTTGAAAGGATTGATTTTGAGAAATTGGTAGACCGAAAGAATCAGGTTATTGCCAGTTTGCAATCTGGAATTCATGCTAGCTTTAAGTCTTTAGGTATTGAATATATCCAAGGGCAGGCCAAGTTTGTCAAAGACCGAACTTTCTCCGTCAATGGTAAAGAAATCAGTGGCAAAGATGTGATTTTGGCTACTGGCAGTTATCCTTTTGTGCCTCCTATCAAGGGATTGGAACAGGTTGACTATCTAACGACGGATACGTTTTTTGACTTGAGGGAGCTTCCTGAGAAGTTAGTCATTATTGGAGGTGGCGTTATCGCAATTGAGCTAGCTTTCGCTATGGCTCCTCTGGGTGTCGCTGTCACTGTTATTGAGGTTGCGCCGGAAATTCTTTTGACTGAAGAAGCAGAAGCGCGACGTGTGATTCAAAAGAAACTAAAGAAAATGGGGGTGATGATTTATCAGGGAGCTCAGATAAAGGGAGTAACTGCTAATTCTGTCTTACTTGAGAACGAGCAGGTTGCTTTCGACCATCTTTTAGTCGCTACTGGCCGTAAACCAAATCTAGAGTTAGCAAAGGATATGGGATTAGCCTTGACAGAGCGGAATTTTGTCAAGGTAGATCAATACTACGAAACATCCAAAGAGCATGTTTATGCTATCGGTGATCTCTTGGAATCTTATATGCTGGCTCACGTAGCCAGTGCAGAAGGGATAAAGGCTGTAAGAGCTATCTGTCGAAGAGCTGAAGAAGCAGTTGATCCGCTGGGTGTTCCCCGTTCACTCTACACCAATCCTGAAGTGGCTTCTTTTGGTCTCAGCAAGGAAGAGGCTGAGCAGGCCGGCTATGATGTTCTGGTCGATCAGCTGCCTTTCTCTTATAACGGGCGGGCTATCGCTATAGGTGAGACGGAGGGGTATGTCAAGCTAATTTCAGAAAAGCAATACCATCTTCTACTAGGTGCTGTCATCGTTGGTCCGCACGGTACGGATCTTCTACAGAATTTGATTTTGCTGAGGCAGGCTGAAGCAACGTTGGATCAAGTTCTTGAAACAGTTTTCGCTCATCCGACTACATCAGAACTTATACAAGAAGTCGCCAAAAGACTCGTTCAGGACGATTAA
- a CDS encoding xanthine phosphoribosyltransferase: protein MKKLEERILRDGQVLGENILKVDSFLTHQVDFSLMKEIGQVFAEAVKDAGITKVVTIEASGIAPAVYVSEALNVPMIFAKKSKNITMTEGILTAEVYSFTKQVTSTISIAGKFLNSDDKVLIIDDFLANGQAAKGLITIIEQAGAQVEAVGIVIEKSFQDGRQLLETAGYRVLSLARIAGFEKGQVVFTEADI from the coding sequence ATGAAAAAATTAGAAGAACGGATTCTTAGAGATGGACAAGTGCTAGGTGAAAATATCCTGAAAGTTGACTCTTTTCTGACCCATCAGGTTGATTTTTCTCTGATGAAAGAGATTGGCCAGGTCTTTGCGGAGGCGGTAAAGGACGCAGGAATTACCAAGGTAGTGACCATTGAGGCTTCTGGCATTGCTCCGGCTGTCTATGTGTCTGAAGCGCTGAATGTCCCGATGATATTCGCCAAGAAATCCAAAAACATCACCATGACTGAGGGGATTTTGACAGCTGAAGTATACTCTTTCACCAAGCAAGTGACTTCGACCATTTCGATTGCTGGGAAATTTCTCAACTCTGACGATAAGGTGCTGATTATTGACGATTTTTTAGCTAACGGTCAGGCAGCCAAGGGCTTAATTACCATTATCGAGCAAGCAGGAGCACAGGTTGAAGCGGTTGGCATTGTCATTGAAAAATCCTTTCAGGATGGTCGTCAACTTTTGGAAACTGCTGGTTATCGTGTTCTTTCTTTGGCTCGCATTGCTGGATTTGAGAAGGGGCAGGTTGTCTTTACTGAGGCAGATATATGA
- a CDS encoding MATE family efflux transporter: MHQTHNLQQRMRLFISIFLPILIYQLANFSASFVDTTMTGQYNTLHLAGVSMATSLWIPFFDLLIGIVSALVPIIGHHLGQGKKGKIASDFYQFIYLSLGLSLILFALVFVGAPLVLSHLSLEPLVEEVAKNYLWYLALGIIPLLLFSTIRSLFDALGLTKLSMYLMLLLLPLNGSFNYALIYGAFGFPEMGGAGAGLGTSLAYWVLLLISLLVAVKHPKIRAYELWKIRPLDKKGLIEGIRLGLPIGGTFFAEVVIFSVVGLVMAKFSSLIIASHQAAMNFSNLMYAFPMSISTSMSIIVSYEIGANHPDDVRKFCKLGRLTALGIAGFTFLFLYILRDRVAALYGSDAEFIRMTSVFLTYSLFFQLADTFAAPLQGILRGYKDTQVPFYLGLIAYWGVSLPLGLFLDHFTSLGPYGYWIGLIASLVMSGILFQWRLNRLTKNIIT, encoded by the coding sequence ATGCACCAAACTCATAATTTACAGCAGCGGATGCGGCTCTTTATTTCTATTTTTTTGCCAATTTTGATCTACCAACTGGCCAATTTTTCAGCATCTTTTGTCGATACGACTATGACTGGTCAGTATAACACTTTGCATCTGGCTGGTGTTTCCATGGCAACTAGTCTTTGGATTCCATTTTTCGACCTGCTGATAGGGATTGTTTCGGCCTTGGTACCCATAATTGGGCATCATTTAGGGCAGGGAAAAAAAGGAAAGATTGCTTCTGATTTTTATCAGTTTATTTATCTTTCTTTGGGGTTATCGCTAATTTTATTTGCTTTGGTATTTGTGGGCGCTCCTCTGGTTTTGTCTCACCTTAGCCTAGAGCCTTTAGTAGAAGAAGTAGCTAAGAACTATCTTTGGTATCTGGCGCTCGGCATTATTCCTCTTTTGCTATTTAGCACCATCCGTTCTCTGTTTGATGCTCTTGGATTGACCAAACTTTCCATGTATCTTATGCTCTTACTCTTACCTTTGAATGGCTCTTTCAATTATGCCCTAATCTACGGAGCATTTGGATTTCCAGAAATGGGCGGAGCTGGAGCTGGACTTGGGACTTCTTTGGCTTATTGGGTTTTGCTCCTCATATCCTTGTTAGTAGCAGTCAAACATCCCAAAATCAGAGCCTATGAGCTGTGGAAGATTCGACCGCTAGATAAAAAGGGCTTAATCGAAGGCATTCGACTTGGTCTGCCTATCGGAGGAACGTTTTTTGCTGAAGTCGTGATTTTCTCGGTTGTTGGCCTGGTCATGGCTAAGTTTTCGTCACTAATCATTGCTAGCCATCAGGCGGCCATGAATTTTTCAAACTTAATGTATGCCTTTCCTATGAGCATTTCAACCTCTATGTCCATCATCGTTTCTTATGAAATTGGAGCCAATCATCCTGACGATGTTAGGAAATTCTGTAAACTTGGGCGGCTGACGGCTTTGGGAATTGCTGGATTTACCTTTCTCTTTCTCTATATTTTACGTGATCGAGTGGCTGCTCTCTATGGTTCTGATGCCGAGTTTATCCGTATGACGTCCGTTTTTCTGACTTACAGCCTCTTTTTCCAGTTAGCAGATACTTTTGCAGCTCCTTTACAGGGCATTCTTCGGGGCTATAAGGATACTCAGGTACCATTTTACTTGGGTTTGATTGCTTATTGGGGAGTTTCGCTGCCCCTGGGTCTCTTCTTAGATCATTTTACCAGCTTGGGCCCTTACGGATATTGGATTGGACTTATCGCTAGCTTGGTGATGAGCGGCATTCTTTTTCAGTGGCGGCTTAATCGTTTGACTAAAAATATCATAACTTAA
- a CDS encoding twin-arginine translocase TatA/TatE family subunit, producing the protein MGLLKDIGVPGVIIIVLGALLIFGPKRLPELGQSIGKMFSEFKKAVNHAGEEDKTENKNEKE; encoded by the coding sequence ATGGGACTTTTAAAAGACATCGGAGTACCTGGGGTAATCATTATTGTTCTGGGAGCCCTGCTCATTTTTGGACCAAAACGCCTGCCCGAACTGGGACAATCGATTGGTAAAATGTTTTCAGAATTTAAAAAAGCAGTCAATCATGCTGGAGAAGAAGACAAGACCGAGAATAAAAATGAAAAAGAGTAA
- a CDS encoding dihydrolipoamide acetyltransferase family protein: MATEIVMPKLGLTMTEGLINNWLVKEGDTVAAGQPVLEISSEKLTSDVEAPSAGVILKIISQAGDTVPCKKVIAWIGEAGESIPGMETEEVSANKSESDKGAVDSEPELAEKTVAASSNAVGKSEQGRIFITPLARKIAKEKGYDISMISGTGGKGRITRRDVENYKPEALPNQTPENSSAILQPASQADYGAGLTGMRKSIAERMMTSLQTSAQVTLHRKVDISKLIAFRQDMKDKVASPLENGEISITTLLTKAVAKALKDHPQLNAWYFNGQYQEVEDIHIGIATALSDGLVVPVIRHVDKLTLADLGLAIKTEATQARKGTLDPALYSGSTFSITNLGAAGIEYFTPILNTPEVAILGVGALQTALALDSQGQVYEQKFLPLSLTFDHQVVDGQPAAEFLASLADKLESPYDLVF, from the coding sequence ATGGCTACAGAAATTGTAATGCCTAAGCTAGGCTTAACAATGACCGAAGGTCTGATAAATAACTGGCTGGTCAAGGAAGGCGACACCGTAGCTGCTGGTCAGCCTGTCTTGGAAATCAGTTCTGAAAAATTGACCAGCGATGTAGAGGCGCCAAGCGCAGGAGTGATTTTGAAAATTATCAGTCAGGCGGGCGATACTGTCCCGTGCAAGAAAGTAATTGCATGGATTGGTGAAGCAGGAGAATCTATTCCAGGTATGGAGACGGAAGAAGTCTCTGCGAATAAATCAGAAAGTGATAAGGGAGCAGTTGATTCAGAGCCAGAGCTAGCTGAAAAAACTGTGGCAGCAAGTTCCAACGCTGTTGGAAAAAGTGAACAGGGACGTATTTTTATCACTCCGCTGGCCCGCAAGATTGCTAAGGAAAAAGGATATGATATTTCCATGATTTCAGGAACGGGAGGCAAGGGCCGCATTACCCGACGGGATGTGGAAAACTATAAACCAGAGGCGCTTCCAAACCAAACACCTGAAAATAGCTCTGCGATCCTTCAGCCGGCTAGTCAGGCTGACTATGGCGCAGGATTGACAGGCATGCGTAAGTCTATTGCGGAGCGGATGATGACCAGTCTCCAGACATCGGCTCAGGTGACCTTGCACCGTAAGGTTGATATCAGCAAGCTGATAGCCTTTAGACAGGATATGAAGGATAAGGTAGCTTCTCCGCTAGAAAATGGTGAAATCAGCATCACGACCCTGCTGACAAAGGCAGTTGCCAAGGCATTGAAAGATCACCCTCAGCTCAACGCTTGGTATTTCAATGGTCAGTATCAGGAAGTAGAAGATATTCATATCGGGATTGCGACTGCGCTTAGTGATGGTCTAGTGGTGCCGGTTATCCGACACGTGGATAAGCTAACGCTGGCTGACTTGGGCTTAGCTATCAAAACAGAGGCCACCCAAGCTCGTAAAGGCACTTTAGATCCAGCTCTTTACTCAGGTTCAACCTTCAGTATTACCAATCTCGGGGCAGCAGGCATTGAATATTTCACTCCTATCCTAAATACTCCAGAAGTGGCCATTTTAGGAGTTGGTGCCCTGCAAACGGCGCTGGCTCTTGATAGCCAAGGACAGGTCTATGAGCAGAAATTCCTGCCGCTCAGCCTGACTTTTGACCATCAAGTCGTAGATGGTCAGCCTGCAGCGGAGTTTCTAGCCAGTCTAGCGGACAAGTTGGAATCTCCTTACGACTTGGTTTTCTGA
- a CDS encoding alpha-ketoacid dehydrogenase subunit beta has translation MARQLLFMKAINEALDQAMAKDDTVILLGEDIAGGVTIKHLEEENEDAWGGVMGVTKGLMPKYGRERVIDTPISEHGYVSASVGMALTGLRPVPELMFNDFIGFCFDAILGQGSKMRYMFGGKAKVPMTMRTMHGAGASAAAQHSGSYYGLFGSIPGIKVVVPATPYDAKGLLLASIEDDNIVIYSEDKTLYGIKGEVPEEYYTVPIGKAAVRREGTDLTIVTIGKMLYVAYEVADRLEKDGISVEVIDLRTVAPWDEETVFESVKKTGRLIIVDESNPHNNTATDIAAAVTDKCFDYLDGPVKCVCAPNVPVPFAVNLEQLYIPNADKVLTVAAELIDDLKR, from the coding sequence ATGGCTAGACAACTGTTATTTATGAAAGCAATCAATGAAGCGCTGGATCAGGCAATGGCAAAAGATGACACCGTAATCCTTCTGGGAGAAGATATTGCTGGCGGTGTAACAATCAAGCACTTGGAAGAAGAAAACGAAGATGCTTGGGGCGGTGTAATGGGTGTGACCAAGGGACTCATGCCAAAATATGGCCGAGAGCGGGTGATTGATACTCCGATTTCAGAGCACGGATACGTGTCAGCTTCTGTTGGAATGGCTCTGACTGGCTTGCGTCCAGTACCGGAGCTGATGTTCAATGACTTTATCGGTTTCTGCTTTGATGCCATTCTGGGGCAGGGCTCAAAAATGCGCTATATGTTTGGTGGTAAGGCCAAGGTTCCGATGACAATGCGCACCATGCACGGGGCAGGAGCTTCGGCAGCAGCTCAGCACTCGGGTTCTTATTACGGTCTCTTCGGATCCATTCCCGGCATTAAGGTGGTCGTTCCGGCAACACCTTACGATGCTAAGGGCTTACTGCTGGCTTCTATTGAAGATGATAATATCGTCATTTATTCAGAAGATAAGACCCTCTATGGTATCAAGGGAGAGGTGCCAGAGGAATATTATACAGTTCCAATTGGAAAGGCTGCTGTCCGCCGTGAGGGAACTGATCTTACTATTGTCACTATCGGTAAAATGCTCTATGTAGCTTATGAAGTAGCGGATCGCTTGGAAAAAGATGGTATTTCGGTTGAAGTCATTGACTTGAGAACGGTAGCTCCTTGGGATGAGGAGACAGTCTTTGAATCAGTCAAGAAAACTGGACGGCTGATTATCGTTGATGAATCAAACCCTCACAATAACACAGCGACGGATATCGCAGCAGCAGTGACAGACAAATGCTTTGACTATCTGGACGGTCCAGTGAAATGCGTCTGTGCGCCAAATGTGCCAGTACCATTTGCGGTGAATTTGGAACAGCTCTATATCCCTAATGCTGATAAGGTTCTGACTGTTGCTGCAGAATTGATTGACGATCTGAAGAGATAG